Within the Scyliorhinus canicula chromosome 6, sScyCan1.1, whole genome shotgun sequence genome, the region TTATCAGAGGAAAAACAATCAGAATTGATGAGAAAGGTACCAGAAATTTCTAACAGTGAAAACATACATATTTCTGAGAATATCagttcaaatgaaaatgaaaaccgtgGCAATTTTCAAGCAGAGATAAAATTTGAAATATTGGAAGGTGCTTCATTGACTGAAGGTAGTGAGTCAGTTTCTGACATACTACAGAATTCGTGTAGTCATAGTCATGCTGAAACCGATGACTTCCCAGCAGTACCAAGAGTAGATTTGACCTCTCAAGATACAATATATTCATATAGTCATAAATGTCAATCTAGATTTCTTCCGATCAATCCTAGTGAAAAATTTGAAAATAAGTCAGAGGTAATTTCAGCATTTGAACAATCTGAAAATTTAGAGGCGTCTTATGCAGACAGTGAAAGGAATGGCACATCAGGAAATGAGGAAGAATATGAACTAATGTGTTTACCAGGACCTGATTTTCTCCTTGTGAAAAGCAATGATAGGGTATCCTGTTCTGGGGATCATTGTGGGAGTGTGATGCAAATTGAATGTGCAGGAAAAATAGAACAACCTTCCACTTTTGCCAGTTTAATACTGGGCAGTGTGGATTTGAGTGGCATCACTGATATAGCACTACCCTCTCATGAAAATAAGGCACCTGAAGACAATTACGCAACACAAATTCCTGCTTCTGCATTTGGTGATAAGAACAGTGTAGTGAATGGTTCTGGAGCAGCCAAAATAATTTCAGGGAATACAGGCAGACAACAATCAGATTCTAATGTGGTATGGCCTCGAAAAAATAAATTAGATATTTCTGAAAAGGAAGCCGAATGCCAGCTGAAATATCTGAGCAACCCTTATTTTGTGAATGATAGAGACTTTCACACAGGAAGTATTAGCCATTACTTGGATACTGACAGTGCACAAAGGATGCAAAATGAATGTACAAATCAATTAGGACAATTTTCTATTTCTGGTGATTCAGTAACCAATTATGTACCGAGGACCAATGTAAATGCTTTGCTACTTAGTCAGAAACCAGAAATATTAAGGAAACATCGTTCTAGTAGAGTGAAAGGGACAACATATGATACAGAGAATAGCACTAAAGAAGAGATCACAATTTTTGTTTCAGGAAACGGAAGCATTCAAACATCATTTGCCTGTAATTTGATTAAAAACTCTGAAGTAAATGATTTTTCAATACAAAAAGCAGAATATCAACTTAAATATGTAACTAGTCCTAATTACCTCAGAGGTACTGACAGTGATATGCATAGGGTAGCAGTCAATGTATTACAAACAACCTTGTGTTTGCAGGGTGACAAAGGACAGAGATCTGAAACAGGATGTGTAAGCAAAGTTTGCAGCTTTACAGAAGATAGCTTATTGAATTGTACAATCAACATGCCACTTTGTCATCAAAACAAGGCACTATATGAACAAGCCACTTCTGATATAAATGAGAATGATTCAGAAGAGGCCATTGTTTTTTCAGAGAATGCAGCTAAACAAACATCTTTGGAAGGGCCTAAAAAGATTGAAATGAATAATATTTCTATGAGAGAAAGAGCGTGTCAGCAAAAATATGTGAGTCGGTCAAGCTGTGTGAAACATCCAAATAATGATGTTTACAAAGAACTAAGTATGTTATATGGAATCCCTCTTTTTGATACTGACAATAGATATGGATTTCAGTCTGAATGGTCAGACAAATTAGCACAATCTTCCATTTTAGGTGTGTCTACAAAAATGTTTGCAGCATTGGGTTTACctcaaaaagctccacatttcaaccaATGGAAAGAAACATTGAATGAGgaggactgtaataaaatatTCAGTACAAGAGTTGCTACAGAGAATAGTATCGATGATAAGATCACAGCTGGGGTGTCAGAAAATGGAAGTGTTCAAACATCAATTGTTTGTAATATGGCTGAGGATGCTGAAGCAAATAATTGTTCAGAAAATAAAGCAGAGTGCAACCCTAAATGTCTAATTAGCACTGAGCAGCCCAAAAGCACTAGCAGTAATATGGACAGTGTACCAGTCAATGTATTACCTCCAGTCCATTGGTTAGAGAATGACAGTGGAAAAGAATCTGAACTTAGGTGTCCGACTGAAACAGTACAATTCTCTAGCGTTTGCAACTTAATGAAAGATAATGCATTAAAGATGTGCACTGCTCATGTATTACTTTATCATCAAAATAAGCTACTGGATGAACATTGTGCTTCTCCTACTGATGTGTTTAGTTACAAGAATAATTCAGAAGAGACTAAGATTGTTTTTACAGAAAATTTAGACAGACAAAAAACATCTTTGTTGAGTTATACAAGGACTGGAATAAATTGCATTTCCAAAAGGGAAATGGAGTTTTTGCAGAAATATACAAATAGCTGTGATTATGTTAGACACTCAGATAATGATTTTTATGCAAAAGTAAATACTTCATGTGCACTGCCTCACTGTGATACTGAAAATAAGCATGCACCTCAGTCTGATTATTCATATAGACGAGCAAAACCTTCATATTTCAGCAATTCAAGCAGAGACGCTGTGCCATTGAGTAACCCTGTAACTACTTCACCCTTTGGTCTTGAGAATGAAATATTGGAAGTAGATGAGGGTGCCACTATGTTAGATGCTGAAGATAACATTGAAGAAAACATAATTTGTCCTTCAAAATATGGAAATATTCAAATATCTGTCACTTGTAATGAGATGATTGAAGATACTACTGTAAATGATTCTTCGGAAAATCATGATGATCATGCGAATGACTCGAGTTGCGTTATAAATGATAGTGATAATATGTCTATACATTTAGTCAATGTATTTCATGAAACTCCTCTATCTGAGGCTAGTAATAGACATCTGGCTCAGATTAAGTGTTCTGATAAAACAGGATATTATTCCAATATTTGTAGTTTGCTGAAAGATTGCTCAGGCTTGAATAGAACCATTAATACTTCACCATACTGTGAACTGAAAGAAAAACTGGCAGGATGCAGTCGCAATAAAACAGCTGCTGTTACATTTAGCACTGACGCTGCAGTCAAGGAAAAAACTGCATTAGAAATTGAAGGGAGCAAAAAAGCAGATATGATAGTGAAAGAAGAAAGCAAACACCCAGAAATAATGATTAATAGATTTTCTGAAATAACTTCATCATATGGATCTGCTTTTGACAGCTTTGAAAAAATTACCCTTAATACTGATATTGAAGAACTAGAAACTGTTACACTTATTAGAGAGGTTGACTGCAGCAGCAAGGAAACACATAATAAGAGCTTAACAAAACAGTTTATTTATGATAATGACAACAGTCAATCAAATCAAGTTTGGCTACCTCAAAGGTCAAGCTTCAAACCCAGTTTGGTCGTAAGCCATCAAAGTAACATAAATAATTCTGAAGAAACCAAGAGTTTAATTGTCAGTGAAAAAGATAGAAAAGAATATTGTCATTTAGGTTTATCTGGCATGCTACAAAGTAGAACGAAGGAGGAAAACAATATAGCTTATGCTAAAACTTCTCAGCCTTTAGCTAGAAATTATAAATTGGAAGATGTATTGCAAGTTTACACAGAATCCAATATGTATGAGAACAAGCAAGAAAGTAAGGAATTATCATGTGATATGGTTAATATTGTTCAGAGTGCTCCAGCATCTTTGCAGAAGGAGGATTTAATTCCATCTTTAGATAGTTTTTCTTGTGCAGACACAGTATTAGTTGAAATGGATCAAAAAGGACAAAAGCAGAAGACAAGTGAAAGTGCCAGTACATTGGTCAGCTTGAGTGTAGATCCAGCAAGAATCCTTCAAAGATCATGCCATGCAAATGAGCTTCCTGCTGTGTGTAAACTTAATATTGAAGAAGATAAGAAATCTCGTAAGCTGAATTTTACTCTTTCTAAGCAGGAATTTAAGCAAGATATTTCCATTACAACAACAGCTCAAGACCCTTTACCTTGTCAGATAGAAACAAAGTCTGATTCATATATGAAGGCTTCCGGTGAATATGAAAGCTCTACTTGCTCAATCTCACAAGGCTCTTTATGTCACCAAGTACAGAAACCTGGCAACACAGTtgatcagggaggaaatggtaACTTCAGAGAAATTAATTCTGATACAGGATCAACAATAGTTGATGTTAATGTGAGACAATCAAAGAAACAGTTTATACATTCAAATGATGATATTCCAAATTTTGAAATGAAAGAACAGTTTAATGCTGTACTGGAGGAGCTTTGTCTGTTTCACGAAATCAGCAGACAATCAGAATGGCCTGACAGTGTGattgaagaaaatgtaactgagatTGCCAATGATAAAAGGGATTTGGATGAGTTGCCAGGTGGACTTGATAAAATTAGCAATTTAAGTATGGGTCCAATGCATGACGATTTACAGGATTTTATTCTTTCACATGAGAAAACTGCTTTAAGTCACAAAGATCATGACCACTTGATAGGCGAAGATGTTTCACAACATGCGTCTCCTGCGTTTGCCAAGAAGACATCAGTCATTAAAGGAGAACAAGAGGTGCCAATGGAAATTGATGCATCAGAAACAGAAAGGGAAGAATCAATGTATACCCCACATAAAGTCTCAGGTGAGCAAGTTTTATACCTGTATATTCAGTATGACCTATAAAAAAGGAAATTCTACAGTCTGTTTAGAAAGATAAAATGCTGTACTTATTAGTACTAATGGTAAAGTTTTCATTATTCACTCTAATTTTTAAAACACTGAAAGAATTTCTACATTTTTAAATGACTAAGGCAACACTAAAGAAATTGGAAACTGAAGGCAAAATATAGGGTGGAGTTTCTATTTAAATGCAAGGGTAGAAACAGGAGCAGGCAGTCATTTAAGCCCACTGCTCGGGACCTTGTCAACTCATTAAAGGCTAGTTTAGAATTATCTTTGTAAAACATGAGATCTACGCAAGGTTTCAACCATGACAGGGAGAAGAGGTGCTAACACAGCGGGGAGCCCATCAGATGGAGGAACAACAGCAAGAGGTACAACTGAAGAGGGAAAGGTCAGAAGcattgtgtctgtgtgcgtgtgtgtttgcaAACCTCAGAGCCAAtcatgctgcagaaggctgtgcttGTCCATGCAAATGGTTGTTGACTTCAGTGCTCTTGTTGAAGGTCATTCGAGGTTTCAAAGGAACCATCACCATGGGATTCCCATGGTTGTAAAAGTCACAAAGACCTTGCACATTTTTCCAACTGGTTCCTTCCGTGGATTCTGTTCATTGCACCACAGAGGTAACAGATACTCTTTTAGAGGCTAGGGATGACATTGAATTTAAGTTGGACAATGGCATTCAAGATCAAGAGCTTTGAGATTTTCCATCTTTGCTGGATTTCCTCAAAGGTATGGGATCATTGATTGCACCCCTTCCGCCTGATGGCATGAGTTGGTTTCATTGAAAGATTCAAACCCGGTACCTGATTCCCTGTCGGAGGGAAGCCGTGTACCCCGCCTCAAGGCACAGACTAACCAGCCAGGCAGATTCCATAAAGTTAATACCAATAAGAAGGGTTCCAGTTGCAAAACATTTAGCTGGTATATGATCAGAGCAAGTGTTTCATGTGGGTGTGTGCATAATATCCTGGAAGCTGCTAGGACACTATCCTCTGGCAATCACAGGTGCTGTAACTCTttatggagccatcagccatcttTATGTTAGCAGTAAGGCTTAGACCATAAATACACATGTAAGGACTTAATTAACTGCAAAGAaaaactcgcattcaaagtatcgtcttgcatttttgattttttctatatctatgtttctggaacctacctcttcattcacctgaggaaggagcagtgctccgaaagctggtgatttaaaacaagcctgttggactttaacctggtgttgtaagactttttactgtaatcctgtaagaattttatatgtttatatgcgatcccctctcactcttctcaactccaatt harbors:
- the LOC119967540 gene encoding uncharacterized protein LOC119967540, with protein sequence MEDIIVEQLYSINKASENEMEHPASKRLKLFSGPCYTVEEPVEKNLSSTNKAILNDRNEFAWQEDIESNTVVKTMDGKNNIISSGIEQEGFGVSEYGFENYSTNCEDPNIGTTDLAVPLQMEKHTEKLKHKRCQGVLIPGIENYAYKTDLLLLGHKFDVQDNETLHSTKIGHKQALDKIMISSDIIVAKYAKIQKDIDNKPEYKINNLLTCESAKSKENEANDICVESVKACGPQDERSKINNMYNEELECIPKTRFNSLPITNTRNASVDSTESILGVPLTTKGNEIQKDTRMFNQTEKPVFDMGNIKSVNVIQSSCSLNCSTLNETAHETDTQKIAPENSSGLFSEKIQAINKNENTTAVNMHYHGDSDIAVNDKSTGIQIYKIEDSCIDAVEVQELDNSGHVNKYIAASGILNANCDIVHPSKELGELNYEGTSKNPDKNNQFINDKSAEEAASIIQFQLSEEKQSELMRKVPEISNSENIHISENISSNENENRGNFQAEIKFEILEGASLTEGSESVSDILQNSCSHSHAETDDFPAVPRVDLTSQDTIYSYSHKCQSRFLPINPSEKFENKSEVISAFEQSENLEASYADSERNGTSGNEEEYELMCLPGPDFLLVKSNDRVSCSGDHCGSVMQIECAGKIEQPSTFASLILGSVDLSGITDIALPSHENKAPEDNYATQIPASAFGDKNSVVNGSGAAKIISGNTGRQQSDSNVVWPRKNKLDISEKEAECQLKYLSNPYFVNDRDFHTGSISHYLDTDSAQRMQNECTNQLGQFSISGDSVTNYVPRTNVNALLLSQKPEILRKHRSSRVKGTTYDTENSTKEEITIFVSGNGSIQTSFACNLIKNSEVNDFSIQKAEYQLKYVTSPNYLRGTDSDMHRVAVNVLQTTLCLQGDKGQRSETGCVSKVCSFTEDSLLNCTINMPLCHQNKALYEQATSDINENDSEEAIVFSENAAKQTSLEGPKKIEMNNISMRERACQQKYVSRSSCVKHPNNDVYKELSMLYGIPLFDTDNRYGFQSEWSDKLAQSSILGVSTKMFAALGLPQKAPHFNQWKETLNEEDCNKIFSTRVATENSIDDKITAGVSENGSVQTSIVCNMAEDAEANNCSENKAECNPKCLISTEQPKSTSSNMDSVPVNVLPPVHWLENDSGKESELRCPTETVQFSSVCNLMKDNALKMCTAHVLLYHQNKLLDEHCASPTDVFSYKNNSEETKIVFTENLDRQKTSLLSYTRTGINCISKREMEFLQKYTNSCDYVRHSDNDFYAKVNTSCALPHCDTENKHAPQSDYSYRRAKPSYFSNSSRDAVPLSNPVTTSPFGLENEILEVDEGATMLDAEDNIEENIICPSKYGNIQISVTCNEMIEDTTVNDSSENHDDHANDSSCVINDSDNMSIHLVNVFHETPLSEASNRHLAQIKCSDKTGYYSNICSLLKDCSGLNRTINTSPYCELKEKLAGCSRNKTAAVTFSTDAAVKEKTALEIEGSKKADMIVKEESKHPEIMINRFSEITSSYGSAFDSFEKITLNTDIEELETVTLIREVDCSSKETHNKSLTKQFIYDNDNSQSNQVWLPQRSSFKPSLVVSHQSNINNSEETKSLIVSEKDRKEYCHLGLSGMLQSRTKEENNIAYAKTSQPLARNYKLEDVLQVYTESNMYENKQESKELSCDMVNIVQSAPASLQKEDLIPSLDSFSCADTVLVEMDQKGQKQKTSESASTLVSLSVDPARILQRSCHANELPAVCKLNIEEDKKSRKLNFTLSKQEFKQDISITTTAQDPLPCQIETKSDSYMKASGEYESSTCSISQGSLCHQVQKPGNTVDQGGNGNFREINSDTGSTIVDVNVRQSKKQFIHSNDDIPNFEMKEQFNAVLEELCLFHEISRQSEWPDSVIEENVTEIANDKRDLDELPGGLDKISNLSMGPMHDDLQDFILSHEKTALSHKDHDHLIGEDVSQHASPAFAKKTSVIKGEQEVPMEIDASETEREESMYTPHKVSEYRGHDCREAKTWSSAFNFQTICEKTVDDRMQSQTGPYLSNGLLRIEPLKTCSGPIRIGLSKRTKAKHLHPYLR